A genomic region of Miscanthus floridulus cultivar M001 chromosome 3, ASM1932011v1, whole genome shotgun sequence contains the following coding sequences:
- the LOC136541690 gene encoding 3-ketoacyl-CoA thiolase 2, peroxisomal-like isoform X2: MMVGCLNKKKLDLRGVMTTPGFPFKKKIFSHRSRKPPNPRPHPDAGGNSSQVSDAAGAVLVMKSSVAQKKGLPILSVFRSFIAVGVGPAVMGVGPAVAIPAAVKSAGLEIGDIDMFELNVAFASQFVYCCNKLGLDRSKVNVNGDTIALGHPLVATGSRCVALRSVKLNSYSKTSLKSTQ; encoded by the exons ATGATGGTG GGGTGTCTgaataaaaaaaaacttgaccTGCGGGGGGTTATGACGACCCCTGGGTTTccctttaagaagaagatcttctcacacagatcaagaaaacccccgaacccccgcccccatcctgaCGCAGGAG GCAATTCTAGTCAAGTGAGTGATGCTGCTGGAGCTGTTCTTGTCATGAAAAGTTCTGTGGCTCAGAAGAAAGGGCTTCCTATTCTTAGTGTTTTTAG GAGCTTTATCGCTGTTGGAGTAGGTCCAGCTGTTATGGGCGTCGGTCCTGCTGTGGCCATTCCTGCTGCAGTGAAGTCTGCTGGTCTTGAGATTGGAGACATTGATATGTTTGAACTGAATGTG GCCTTTGCCTCTCAGTTTGTTTATTGCTGCAACAAGTTGGGGCTAGACCGTTCCAAAGTAAATGTAAATGGAGACACGATTGCCCTTGGACACCCTCTGGTTGCAACAG GTTCCCGGTGTGTGGCTCTAAGATCCGTGAAGCTTAACTCATATTCGAAGACTTCACTGAAAAGTACCCAATGA
- the LOC136541690 gene encoding 3-ketoacyl-CoA thiolase 2, peroxisomal-like isoform X1 → MRETLFVIFFEEINHGGAGGLWAELVDNRACLFIVLGKYALGTRAEDDGGNSSQVSDAAGAVLVMKSSVAQKKGLPILSVFRSFIAVGVGPAVMGVGPAVAIPAAVKSAGLEIGDIDMFELNVAFASQFVYCCNKLGLDRSKVNVNGDTIALGHPLVATGSRCVALRSVKLNSYSKTSLKSTQ, encoded by the exons ATGCGTGAAACACTATTTGTGATATTTTTTGAG GAGATCAACCATGGAGGAGCTGGTGGCCTATGGGCAGAGCTTGTCGATAACAGAGCTTGCCTGTTCATTGTGCTTGGAAAATATGCTCTAGGTACACGAGCAGAAGATGATGGTG GCAATTCTAGTCAAGTGAGTGATGCTGCTGGAGCTGTTCTTGTCATGAAAAGTTCTGTGGCTCAGAAGAAAGGGCTTCCTATTCTTAGTGTTTTTAG GAGCTTTATCGCTGTTGGAGTAGGTCCAGCTGTTATGGGCGTCGGTCCTGCTGTGGCCATTCCTGCTGCAGTGAAGTCTGCTGGTCTTGAGATTGGAGACATTGATATGTTTGAACTGAATGTG GCCTTTGCCTCTCAGTTTGTTTATTGCTGCAACAAGTTGGGGCTAGACCGTTCCAAAGTAAATGTAAATGGAGACACGATTGCCCTTGGACACCCTCTGGTTGCAACAG GTTCCCGGTGTGTGGCTCTAAGATCCGTGAAGCTTAACTCATATTCGAAGACTTCACTGAAAAGTACCCAATGA